Genomic DNA from Funiculus sociatus GB2-C1:
GAACAGGAAAATATAAATACCTTAGCCACACCTGCATGGGTTTTTGGAAAAGCTTGTTTAGCGGTTCTGACAGCAGCACCGCGTCGAAGATGACGCCTGGTGAAGGTTATGCTATGGAAGGTGCAGGCGATCGCACAGGCAATGGTTCTCGCATCTTTTTTAGCACTGAGCGTGACATTGACCTGTATGAACTGGAAGAACTCTGCGATGCGGTTGGCTGGTCGCGGCGACCGTTACGCAAGGTAAAGAAAGCTATTGAACACAGTTTCCTCGTAGTTTCAATGTGGGACGTGCGGGGAACTCAGCGACGGCTAGTTGGCTTTGCTCGTGCCACTTCTGACCATGCCTTCAATGCCACTATCTGGGATGTGGTAGTTCACCCAGATTTCCAAGGCAAGGGGCTGGGTAAGGCATTAATGAAGTACGCTATCAAGAAACTTCGCAGCGAAGATATAAGTAACATTACTCTATTCGCTGATCCTCAAGTTGTGGATTTTTACCGGGGAATAAATTTTATTGCAGACCCGGAAGGGATTAAAGGAATGTTTTGGTATCCAGATTAATTTGAAAATTGGTGAGCTAAAAGTCAGCAAGTACGCTATAATAAGCAAAGGTCGCTGGCGCAGTATTAGTACACAAACTAATGTACAAAATATTCAAAATGCGATCGCTCAATTTGAACGGGATGTAGCGCAGCTTGGTAGCGCGCCTGCTTTGGGAGCAGGATGCCGCAGGTTCAAATCCTGTCATCCCGATTAAAATAAAAACCCCAAAACCCTTGATTAGTCTGGGTTTTGGGGTTTTTATTTTAGGAGAGCCGGGTCAAAGGAGTAGTGGCGTTCTCTTAGGAGGAGTATTTTGTTAATCGTTCTGGTAGCACACTTGAGAAAAAGTCAACAAGTGCTAGAAAATGAGTATGCAAGCAAACTCAAGTAATAAAAGTACGGCGGTTGGCTCCGTAGTAGTTGATAGCACAACTGAAAAAATCGCTAGATGCTGCCTAATGAACCTCTCAGTAGCCTGTAAATTGGGTATCAAAAAGGAGCTATTAGCTAGTAACCGCATTCATTACCTTACAGGGATTACAAGCGCTAGAACACCTCAATACTGCGGACATTTAAACTTACAGACTCTTCTTAAATCCGGTCATCCTGATTCTTGGTAGTAAAAAGAATTAGCGCCTCAAGGCAACCGAAATCGGAGAGCTTTCTTATAATTTTGGTGTGTGGATTTCTCAGGATCTGAGCAGCTATGTAACAATCAGATGCTGCCGTGGGAAAAAAGCGGATAACCTAGCGAAGTAGGGGCTGGAACCGAGGCGAAGCTTAGATAGTCATTGTAATGTGACAATTGGCCGTCATGACACAGCACCACTACTTAGGGAATCCTATTTTCCAGTAGAAGGCATTGAGGATGAGAATATTAGCGATCGCTAATATTGTATTGACATTAGGTGTCAGGAAGTAGTATATGGGGGATTAAAGTATTCAAAAATGGCAGTCGCCACAAAACAGCAGAACAGATACAGTTTAGTTAGAAACAAAATTTGACCCGGATGAACGGGGGCTGCTTGAAAGAGGAAACATTTCGCCTGGTCTGGACTCTATTTGGTAAGACGAGGTATCCAAAGGAAAAATTTGAGGGAATTCTGATGAAATCATTAGTTCGTTTGGGCGCAACACTGGGTCTAGTTGGCGGTATCCTCCTGGGAGGACTACCCGCAATGGAAAATCTGCGGGCGATCGCATTGCCAGAAGATCAGGTCGTAAAAAAGCTAGCTGAAGTACCCGTATTTACGCTCACCAATGCTCAAGGTGACTTCGTGGTTCGCTCGATAAAGAACGAAAACCAGACTGTTTCACAGGTGGGCTTTTTTGTCAGCAAGCAGGATGCTCAAAAATTTCTCGACGACCGGCTGAAGAAGGAGAATCCTCAGCTGGCAAACACAATGAAGGTGGTTGCCGTGTCCTTGGCAGACTTTTACACGATGGCTCAAGCCAGTAAAAAGAAGCCAGATGGTACAGTTTTTACTCTAGTTCCCGCGCAGCAACAGGTTGAATTGGCAAGAACGCTGCTGACTCAGAGCGGCCAACAAGGGCAGCAATTTAATGGTATTCCCCTCTTTGTACCGAAGTTTAAGAAAGATAATAATTATCTGACTATTCCACTGGGCAATGAGCGGTTTATTCCTTTCTACTTTGACAAACAGCAAGCGATCGCTCTCATAGACCGTTTTAAGCAAGCTGTCCCTGCTGAAGCCGCTAACACTGAGATTCAGGTAGTGGATTTGCAAAGTGTTATTCAAACCTTGCTAACCAGCAATGATCCTGGTCTAAGCAAAATTGTCTTGTATCCATCGCAGGAGTCAATACAATTTATCCGCACCCTGCAACCCGCAGCTGGGCAGAATCAAGCTCAGCCAGCAAGACCTCAACAACAGCAGCCAGCAAGACCTCAACAACAACAGCCAGCAAGACCTCAACAACCCAGACGTTGAGATATGAACGACCCGCAGTCGCCAACAGTTTCAGGTGGGGAACTCTTGTCTTGGCGCAACTGGGCAAGAGATGCGGCTAAGTCTGCTGATGTTGACCCAACTGAAGTGGACTGGCTGCTTTTAGAAGTTGCCGATGTAAATCGGTTGGCGCTGCGGTTAGATTCTTTCCAAGGCAGAACCCAGATAAAGGTAAAGCTGCCGTTATCAGTGTTAACCGAGATGTGGCAACGGCGAATTTGCGATCGCTTGCCGATACAGTACATCGCTGGTGTTACACCTTGGCGTAATTTTTCTTTGGCGGTAACTCCGGCGGTGTTGATTCCCCGACCGGAGACAGAATATCTGATTGATTTGGCAGTTACTGCTGCTGAAAAAGGCCAAGTCACCCCAAGCTTAAAGCAAGGACACTGGGCAGATTTGGGAACAGGTAGTGGCGCGATCGCTCTTGGTTTAGCAGATGGGTTAAGACAGGCAACAATTCACGCCGTCGATTTTAGCCCTGAGGCTCTTGCGATCGCCCAATACAATGCTCTTAATCTGGGTTTTGCCACTCGGATTCATTTTTATCAAGGTTCCTGGTGGGACCCTTTACATGCCCTCAAAGGCAAACTCAGCGGCATGGTTTCCAACCCGCCGTACATTCCTAGCAGTCTGGTGCCTTCTCTACAACCGGAAGTGGCGAAGCACGAACCCCATCTCGCCCTTGATGGGGGCAAGGATGGGCTTGATTGCATTCGCCACTTGGTAAAGAAAGCACCCGAATACCTGCATCCGGGCGGTATTTGGCTAATTGAAATGATGGCGGGACAAGCCGATGCTGTTGTTCAATTGTTGCAAGAAGAAGGGCGTTACTGCGACATTTCAATTCATGCCGATTTCGCTGGAATTGAACGTTTTGCTCTTGCTTATATTAAAAATTAGGAATTTTCTTGAACTGCCTATTTTTATATGGTATATTTAACTTTATAATAAGATTTTAAGTAGTTTTCTTCATACTAGAAATATGTAAATCTTTCAAAAAAAAAGGACGGATTTCCATTATCTAAATATACCATAAAAGGCCTATAGCGAAAAATAAAAAGTTAATAATAGTAAGTTAATTTTAAAGCAGAAAATCAAGATAAATTCAATCCAAAATCGAATGGCACAAGTTTCAATCGATGCCCTGATAAAAGGCGCTCTTTCTGGGTGTTTGGTGAGCTTTCCCACAGATACAGTACCAGCATTGGCAGTACAGCCGGAACACTCAGAGCTAATTTTTGCGGCAAAACAGCGGAGTGGAGATAAACCGTTGATTTTGATGGGAGCAACGCCAGCAGATTTATGGACTTTTGTAACTGGAAGTGCGGCGGAATGGGAGATTTGGCAACAAGTTGCTTTGCAATATTGGCCGGGAGCGATAACGTTAGTATTGCCAGCTTCAGAGCGCGTCCCAAGAACCATGAACCCGACTGATCCCAGCACAATAGGAGTGAGAGTGCCAAATTGCGCGATCGCTCGTAAAATTCTGGCGCAAACTGGCCCCTTAGCAACTACTAGCGCCAATCGTTCTGGGGAGCCACCCCTCGAAACAATGACCGAAATCGAAGCGCAGTTTCCCGATGTCTTAACTCTACTACCCTCGGAATTAAAGACTGAAGAATTGGCGCTTGGCGTTCCTTCCACCGTTGCCAAATGGACAGACAGTAAATGGGAAATTTTGCGGCAAGGAGCAGTTAAATTGGAAGGAACTGGGAATTAAAGACCCTTGATTAGAGATATTTTCTGATGATTAATTTCTAATTCCCCCTACAGGGTAACTTTTACCCAACCCTCAAAATCTAAAAACCGATATATTTTTATGCCCCAAGACGCTAACTCAAACTTGGAAGCCATTTTAGAGGAACTCAAGCAAACCCAACTTGCTTGTAACATGGCAACAGAAATGGGCCAGTTTAAAGCGGGTTTTTTGGCGCGGACTTCTCATGAATTGCGATCGCCCTTGAACAGTTTAATCGGTCTACATCAGCTAATTTTGTCAGATTTGTGTGACTCTCCAGAGGAAGAACGAGAGTTCATAGCCCAAGCTCAAGGCTCTGCACTTAAACTGGTAAAACTTTTAGACGAAATTATTGCCGTTGCCAAAACCCAACATGGCACCAATCGGCTAGAAATTCAGCCTGTACAGATAGCTAATGTTTTTGAGCAAGTCTATAACTTTACGTACCTGCAAGCAGCTAATCGCAGCATTCGCTTGGAAGTATCGCCCCCCGATCCAGAAATTTACGTTTTGGCAGATCCGCGACGGTTACAACAAGTGGTGCTGAATTTAGTTGATAGCGCGATCGCTCGTATGGACGGAGGTAGCATTCGAGTTTCCGCTTCTCCCTCACCAGCATCTGATCATCTCCACATCTGGATTGACGTTCAAGGGGAGGTTCCCTCCCACCCTTGGAGCGAGCCTGTGGATTTGCTCAATACCGTGAAAAAGACAGAAGAACAGGTAAAAAATCCAGACAAGCAGCCTGTAAAAGAGCCACTGCTATCAGCAGGGATGAATCTGTTAATCAATCAAACTTTGCTGGAAGTCATGCAGGGACGACTAGAAGTGGTGGCGGGACAACCAGCCGACACCCCTGCTACTTCAGCACCAGAAAATCTTATCCGGCTTCAGCTTTCGATTCCCCTCGTGACACCAGAAACTATCTAACCTGGACAGCCATAGGCTCAGCTACCGGCTGGTTATTATACAGCACCATCGTTGTACTGGGATTGCTATATTCAAATCCAATACGGGCGTAAAAGCCTTGTTGATAGGTAGTCAACAAGTAAACGCGCTCTACTCGGCTCAGGCGGGGATGGCTGATAAGTGTTTCCACTAACTTGCGTCCGAGTCCTGCACCTTGGTAGTCCGGGTGAATGATCACATCCCAGATAGTGGCACGGTAGACACCATCGGAAGTGGCTCTGGCGAATCCGATCATGCGATCGCCATCCCAGACGCTGATCGCCGGCTCACTGTTAGCGATCGCCACTTCTAAATCCTCAATTTTTCGACTCTGCGCCCAGAAGGCTGCTATTTGAAACAACTCCAGCAGTTGTTTGAAGTCGATCTTTGATTTATTGTCACAAAACTGGATATGACGGCAATCCATCGTCATCAGTAACCTAGATTTTCGTACTGGGTCATTTTACTAACCAGACAGCAGCCGATTGGTGTCCAACGTCACCGAAATTCAATTGATTTTCAGCTAATTTTGGCTTTACCTATTACCTAAATTACAACCAACGAGCAGCATCTTTAGCGTGATAGGTGAGAATCAAATCGGCACCAGACCGCTTAAAGCCAGTCAAAGTTTCCATCACCACTCGCTGTTCGTCAATCCAGCCATTTAAAGCAGCCGCTTTAACCATCGCGTATTCGCCAGAGACATTGTAGGCGGCTACTGGTAAATTGGTTGCTTCCTTCACCCGCCAGATAATATCCATATAAGCTAGGGCGGGTTTAACCATCAGCATATCTGCACCTTCAGCGATGTCAAGTTCAATTTCTTTAATCGCTTCGCGGGCATTACCTGGGTCCATTTGGTAGGTTCTGCGATCGCCAAACTGAGGAGCAGAGTCAGCAGCATCCCGGAAAGGGCCATAGTAAGCTGAAGCATACTTCGCAGCATAGGAAAGAATCGGTATATCTTCATACCCTGCCGCATCCAATCCTTCCCGAATCGCCTGTACAAAACCGTCCATCATCCCGGAAGGCGCAATGATATCAGCACCAGCCTTAGCTTGAGAAACTGCTGTTTTCTTTAGCAACTCCAGCGTCGGGTCATTCAAAACGCGACCAGACAAGTCGCCAACTTGTAAATAACCGCAGTGACCGTGACTGGTGTACTCGCACAGGCAAGTATCGGCAATCACAATCAAATCCGGCACCGCTTCTTTCACCGCCGTTGCTGCTTTTTGCACAATTCCGCAATCGTGCCAAGCGCCAGTCGCATCTGTATCCTTATCTTCAGGAATGCCAAATAGAATAATGCCTGGGATGCCGAGGTCATAAACTTCTTTCGCCTCTTCCACAATTTTGTCTACCGATAGTTGATAGACTCCCGGCATAGATTTCACTTCTTTAGCGATTCCCTGTCCTGGCACCGCAAACAGAGGATAGATTAAATCGCTTGTGGTAAGAACTGTCTCGCGCACCATCCGGCGTAGTTGGGGTGAAGTGCGAAGGCGGCGAGGGCGATGTATAGGGAACATGGCGTTTGGTGTAGTTGTTAATTGTTAAAACTGTTTTTTGCTGGTTTAAAAAGTTTATCGTTTTGTTTCCTGTAGCAACTCTATTATTTCGTAAAGTTCTGTGACATCTAGTTACCAGGCTCAGCCTGATAGGGAAGGAGGGCAGGTTCTGTCTCCCCCTAATTTTGGCAAAGTATCCTTTTTGACATCTTGCCCAGTAGGAAATAGAGGCACCTCCTACTTTTGCCACATATCCTTTGAAATAAAAAGGCACCCCGCCGGGTGCCTCTAGATTACCGACAAAACAATTAGGCTTGTGCGGTTGCCAGTTCTGCCTCAGCAGGTGCTTCAGCTGCTGCTGGCACTGGGTAAACGCTTACCTTCTTGCGGTATCTTTCCTTTCTTTCAAAGGTGACAACGCCATCGACTAGAGCAAACAAAGTATAGTCTTTGCCGACACCGACGTTTTGACCAGCGTGAAATGTAGTTCCCCGCTGACGCACCAAAATATTACCAGCCCTGACAACTTGACCGCCGAAGCGTTTAACGCCTAGACGTTGGGCATTAGAGTCACGACCGTTGCGCGTACTACCTGTACCTTTCTTGTGAGCCATAGTTTCCTCAATTTTTCTTATCTATTTACTATTGTGCTGTAGTTTTATTCCTCAGTTGCCAGAGTTTCCACAGCTTCTTGAGCTTCATCTAGCGATGTGGTCAGAGTTTCCACTGGCGCAGACTCTTCAGCATCTGGGTTTTGCTCAACCAGCTCTCCAACAGCTTCTTGAGCTTCTTCTATCGCATGAGCTATGACTTCCACTGGCGCTGGTTCCTCAGCAACAGACTCCTCTACCGCCGGGGTTTCGGGGAGTTCTGATGGGTATGGCGCAGTATCTGGATCTTCAAGCACTGGCGTTTGGGCTGATTCTTGCTGTGAGAATAGCACTGAGCCATTCATGCTGATGGAGTTAATCATCAGCTGGGTAATTTCTTGACGATGCCCTTTCTTCCTGCGGGTTTTCTTTTTGGGCTTCATCTTGTAGACGATGACTTTCTTGCCTCGGCGGTGTCTCATCACCGTTCCTTCTACAGTCGCGCCTTCGATGAAAGGTTGACCGATGGTGACATCGCCGTCGTTCTGAACGAACAACACCTTATCTATGGTGATATCCGTGTCTGGCTCGACGTGAAGCAGTTCGACATCGTAAAAGCGGCCTGGTTCGACTCTCAGCTGTTTGCCGCCAGTCTCAATAATTGCGTAACTCATGGGATAGTCCTTGGGGTTGCCGTACAGGTAGCTGGCTCATGTTTAGTAAATGACACCCGCACCATGAAGGGTGGGGCTACACAAACTAAGCCTGACGAGAGCAGGCTATGTCAGTGATGCCAGCTTTTGGAATGTCTCAACCTGATCCGAGCAGGAATAGACAGACAATCTACTATCATCGTTGATTTTTCTAGTTTTTGTCAAGAACGCGATCGCGCTTTCTCCAGAAAATATGAGAAGTATCCAACTGAGGGCAGATGCTTAGTAGTTGAGTTATCTTCGACTCATCAGGACGGAGAGTAGCGATCGCATGATTACAATCAAGCAGATTTGGCAGTGGTTGAATACTGATATTCGGGAATTAGGGAAACCCGGAGATGTAGCTGAGACGGGGACAGAGATTACTAAATTTGCGCTGGAATTCGCAGTGGCTTTAGGTTTATTCTCTGCAACTGCAAGCCCTGCTGGAATTGCTATAGCGGGGCTATCAGGGGCGAAACTAGCGATCCAAGGCGTGAGGCTGTACCGCAAAAAGAAGCGTCAAGAGCTATCCCTAGAGGAATGGGTAGCGATCGCATCTCCTCTCGCTTATCTAGAAAGCTTTAATGAATTGGTGCAAAGTAATGACTTATTACAGCAAATCAATTTACAACCAGCCAATCTAGAGCCAGCAAGTACAACCTCTCCCGCAAATATCGCCCAACAGCAAAGCGTAAAACTGGGAGAATTTCAACTAGATGAACATCTCGCTAGAAATGTTCTCACCTGCTTCCACGAATCGGAATTAGCCCAAGTTTTAAATCAGGTTTTGTCGAACCAACTGCAACAAGCAGGGATAAATAAGTACGACGCTGAGGTTTTAACAGCTTGGGTAGCTTGGAAGACTCATCAACACCTGAAAAAAGCCTTAGAAGATGCTGATGATTCTGTCAGACAACGGGCGGAATTGTATCTAGCTGGAAGGCGACAAGAATCGGAAAAATACTACAGTATCAATACTTATTTAGATGAACAAATTGCGACTAAGCCCCTAGAGCCAGTATTTGATGAGACTTTCACTTTCAAAGATATTTACGTGCCGTTGAAGGTACAACCAGTGAATCTGAAGAAGGGAGAGATTGATAAGGATGCAGAACCAATTGAGCTCGAAAGCTGGGCAAAGGTGATGCTAGCAGATGCCCAGAAACAAGACAAGGTGATGTTTATCCAAGGGGGGCCGGGAAGAGGGAAAAGTGTTTTTTGTCGGATGTTTGCCGACTGGGCGCGGCAGCATTTACATCCAGTTTGGACACCAATCTTGATTCGGTTGCGGGCTATTAGGACATTTGAAAAGAGTTTTGAAAAAACTTTGCAAGCAGCAGTAGGTTGTAATTTTTCCGTAAAAGATGATGGCTGGTTAACCGATAGAAATACCCGATTTTTATTTCTGCTGGATGGATTTGATGAGTTAGTGATGGAAAGAGGAACCAGCCAGGAATTAAAGGATTTCCTCTGGCAAATAGAAAATTTCCAAGGTAGCTGCCAGCGAAATTCTGAAAAAGGACATCGGGTTATTATTACAGGCAGACTCTTGGCACTACAAGGTATCGAAGGAAGTATACCTCCCAACATGGAACGAGTGGAACTACTGCCGATGGATGACGAACTCCAGCAGCAGTGGTTTACCAAATGGGAAACTCAAATTGGAGGTGATAAAACTTTAGCATTTCAGCAATTTTTGCAAGATACACGCTGTCCGGATCGGGTGCGGGAATTAGCAAAAGAACCG
This window encodes:
- the prmC gene encoding peptide chain release factor N(5)-glutamine methyltransferase is translated as MNDPQSPTVSGGELLSWRNWARDAAKSADVDPTEVDWLLLEVADVNRLALRLDSFQGRTQIKVKLPLSVLTEMWQRRICDRLPIQYIAGVTPWRNFSLAVTPAVLIPRPETEYLIDLAVTAAEKGQVTPSLKQGHWADLGTGSGAIALGLADGLRQATIHAVDFSPEALAIAQYNALNLGFATRIHFYQGSWWDPLHALKGKLSGMVSNPPYIPSSLVPSLQPEVAKHEPHLALDGGKDGLDCIRHLVKKAPEYLHPGGIWLIEMMAGQADAVVQLLQEEGRYCDISIHADFAGIERFALAYIKN
- a CDS encoding GNAT family N-acetyltransferase, with the translated sequence MGFWKSLFSGSDSSTASKMTPGEGYAMEGAGDRTGNGSRIFFSTERDIDLYELEELCDAVGWSRRPLRKVKKAIEHSFLVVSMWDVRGTQRRLVGFARATSDHAFNATIWDVVVHPDFQGKGLGKALMKYAIKKLRSEDISNITLFADPQVVDFYRGINFIADPEGIKGMFWYPD
- a CDS encoding GNAT family N-acetyltransferase, which translates into the protein MDCRHIQFCDNKSKIDFKQLLELFQIAAFWAQSRKIEDLEVAIANSEPAISVWDGDRMIGFARATSDGVYRATIWDVIIHPDYQGAGLGRKLVETLISHPRLSRVERVYLLTTYQQGFYARIGFEYSNPSTTMVLYNNQPVAEPMAVQVR
- a CDS encoding L-threonylcarbamoyladenylate synthase, with the translated sequence MAQVSIDALIKGALSGCLVSFPTDTVPALAVQPEHSELIFAAKQRSGDKPLILMGATPADLWTFVTGSAAEWEIWQQVALQYWPGAITLVLPASERVPRTMNPTDPSTIGVRVPNCAIARKILAQTGPLATTSANRSGEPPLETMTEIEAQFPDVLTLLPSELKTEELALGVPSTVAKWTDSKWEILRQGAVKLEGTGN
- a CDS encoding sensor histidine kinase — its product is MPQDANSNLEAILEELKQTQLACNMATEMGQFKAGFLARTSHELRSPLNSLIGLHQLILSDLCDSPEEEREFIAQAQGSALKLVKLLDEIIAVAKTQHGTNRLEIQPVQIANVFEQVYNFTYLQAANRSIRLEVSPPDPEIYVLADPRRLQQVVLNLVDSAIARMDGGSIRVSASPSPASDHLHIWIDVQGEVPSHPWSEPVDLLNTVKKTEEQVKNPDKQPVKEPLLSAGMNLLINQTLLEVMQGRLEVVAGQPADTPATSAPENLIRLQLSIPLVTPETI
- a CDS encoding Tic22 family protein; amino-acid sequence: MKSLVRLGATLGLVGGILLGGLPAMENLRAIALPEDQVVKKLAEVPVFTLTNAQGDFVVRSIKNENQTVSQVGFFVSKQDAQKFLDDRLKKENPQLANTMKVVAVSLADFYTMAQASKKKPDGTVFTLVPAQQQVELARTLLTQSGQQGQQFNGIPLFVPKFKKDNNYLTIPLGNERFIPFYFDKQQAIALIDRFKQAVPAEAANTEIQVVDLQSVIQTLLTSNDPGLSKIVLYPSQESIQFIRTLQPAAGQNQAQPARPQQQQPARPQQQQPARPQQPRR
- the rpmA gene encoding 50S ribosomal protein L27; the protein is MAHKKGTGSTRNGRDSNAQRLGVKRFGGQVVRAGNILVRQRGTTFHAGQNVGVGKDYTLFALVDGVVTFERKERYRKKVSVYPVPAAAEAPAEAELATAQA
- the hemB gene encoding porphobilinogen synthase, with translation MFPIHRPRRLRTSPQLRRMVRETVLTTSDLIYPLFAVPGQGIAKEVKSMPGVYQLSVDKIVEEAKEVYDLGIPGIILFGIPEDKDTDATGAWHDCGIVQKAATAVKEAVPDLIVIADTCLCEYTSHGHCGYLQVGDLSGRVLNDPTLELLKKTAVSQAKAGADIIAPSGMMDGFVQAIREGLDAAGYEDIPILSYAAKYASAYYGPFRDAADSAPQFGDRRTYQMDPGNAREAIKEIELDIAEGADMLMVKPALAYMDIIWRVKEATNLPVAAYNVSGEYAMVKAAALNGWIDEQRVVMETLTGFKRSGADLILTYHAKDAARWL